From one Triticum aestivum cultivar Chinese Spring chromosome 4B, IWGSC CS RefSeq v2.1, whole genome shotgun sequence genomic stretch:
- the LOC123093088 gene encoding serine/arginine repetitive matrix protein 1 isoform X5, whose protein sequence is MEQTRTFTCIFKMVYYSWSKQQAAKQYMEQRMVMAIAWTREKRLPSVALTLTRLSLTLSRCNREPPWASTPTAAACRLRSDPAAQDISAPVPSHPRRPHRSSPPRLPEPRVPAAVTRAWPWRRQQELRPPPAMSSAGSCSPAPVPASSTPSSSSSEHELHRLPPPPCSVHRLLRQIRRGPAFPASSPPPGRRAAPPETSSAVALRVLSLLVYVRRRRARSPRFRSPPRPWATSTEPAFWDDLEEYTVGFGKCTSTCSRSSSSTSIQSRAAPHLHHRREQHRQDHARAQGLPEPRDPQPLRHTTPNRAEYCSCTLGHGIQLTEYFYYSRAQKQ, encoded by the exons ATGGAGCAAACAAGAACTTTTACTTGCATCTTCAAAATGGTGTACTACTCCTGGAGCAAGCAACAAGCAGCAAAGCAATACATGGAACAGAGAATGGTGATGGCAATAGCGTGGACGAGGGAGAAGAGGCTGCCGAGCGTTGCTCTCACTCTCACGCGGCTCTCACTCACTCTGTCCCGCTGCAACAGGGAGCCGCCATGGGCATCGACGCCAACTGCCGCCGCCTGCAGGCTTCGCTCCGATCCAGCCGCCCAAGACATCTCCGCCCCAGTTCCATCCCATCCTCGCCGGCCACACCGCAGCTCGCCGCCTCGCCTGCCGGAGCCCCGCGTCCCAGCCGCCGTCACCCGAGCTTGGCCATGGCGCCGCCAACAGGAGCTCCGCCCGCCTCCGGCCATGTCCTCGGCCGGCTCCTGCAGCCCTGCGCCCGTCCCGGCCTCCTCCACGCCAAGCAGCAGCTCGTCGGAGCACGAGCTCCACCGG CTCCCGCCGCCGCCCTGCTCCGTTCATCGCCTTCTCCGCCAGATCCGGCGAGGCCCTGCGTTCCCAGCCTCGTCCCCGCCACCAGGTCGCCGCGCCGCACCACCGGAGACCAGCAGCGCCGTCGCACTCCGTGTCCTATCCCTGCTCGTGTACGTGCGCAGGAGACGCGCCAGGTCGCCTCGCTTCAGGTCTCCTCCTCGCCCGTGGGCCACCAGCACCGAGCCGGCTTTCTG GGACGATCTAGAAGAGTACACAGTCGGCTTCGGCAAGTGTACATCGACATGCTCAAGGAGCAGCTCCTCGACGTCGATACAGTCCCGGGCCGCGCCTCATCTCCATCACCGGCGAGAGCAGCATCGGCAAGACCACGCTCGCGCGCAAGGTCTACCAGAGCCCCGAGATCCGCAACCACTTCGCCATACTACACC AAATAGAGCTGAATATTGCTCATGTACACTTGGCCATGGCattcagttaactgaatatttCTACTACAGCAG GGCTCAGAAACAATAG
- the LOC123093088 gene encoding putative uncharacterized protein ENSP00000383309 isoform X1 — MEQTRTFTCIFKMVYYSWSKQQAAKQYMEQRMVMAIAWTREKRLPSVALTLTRLSLTLSRCNREPPWASTPTAAACRLRSDPAAQDISAPVPSHPRRPHRSSPPRLPEPRVPAAVTRAWPWRRQQELRPPPAMSSAGSCSPAPVPASSTPSSSSSEHELHRVRLPLSSLFFFYLFYSLSASSLNFPHLDLAAPAAALLRSSPSPPDPARPCVPSLVPATRSPRRTTGDQQRRRTPCPIPARVRAQETRQVASLQVSSSPVGHQHRAGFLGRSRRVHSRLRQVYIDMLKEQLLDVDTVPGRASSPSPARAASARPRSRARSTRAPRSATTSPYYTVRNRAEYCSCTLGHGIQLTEYFYYSRAQKQ; from the exons ATGGAGCAAACAAGAACTTTTACTTGCATCTTCAAAATGGTGTACTACTCCTGGAGCAAGCAACAAGCAGCAAAGCAATACATGGAACAGAGAATGGTGATGGCAATAGCGTGGACGAGGGAGAAGAGGCTGCCGAGCGTTGCTCTCACTCTCACGCGGCTCTCACTCACTCTGTCCCGCTGCAACAGGGAGCCGCCATGGGCATCGACGCCAACTGCCGCCGCCTGCAGGCTTCGCTCCGATCCAGCCGCCCAAGACATCTCCGCCCCAGTTCCATCCCATCCTCGCCGGCCACACCGCAGCTCGCCGCCTCGCCTGCCGGAGCCCCGCGTCCCAGCCGCCGTCACCCGAGCTTGGCCATGGCGCCGCCAACAGGAGCTCCGCCCGCCTCCGGCCATGTCCTCGGCCGGCTCCTGCAGCCCTGCGCCCGTCCCGGCCTCCTCCACGCCAAGCAGCAGCTCGTCGGAGCACGAGCTCCACCGGGTCCGCCTCCCTCTGTCGtccctcttcttcttctatctcttttACTCCCTCTCTGCCTCTTCTCTGAATTTTCCCCACCTTGACCTTGCAGCTCCCGCCGCCGCCCTGCTCCGTTCATCGCCTTCTCCGCCAGATCCGGCGAGGCCCTGCGTTCCCAGCCTCGTCCCCGCCACCAGGTCGCCGCGCCGCACCACCGGAGACCAGCAGCGCCGTCGCACTCCGTGTCCTATCCCTGCTCGTGTACGTGCGCAGGAGACGCGCCAGGTCGCCTCGCTTCAGGTCTCCTCCTCGCCCGTGGGCCACCAGCACCGAGCCGGCTTTCTG GGACGATCTAGAAGAGTACACAGTCGGCTTCGGCAAGTGTACATCGACATGCTCAAGGAGCAGCTCCTCGACGTCGATACAGTCCCGGGCCGCGCCTCATCTCCATCACCGGCGAGAGCAGCATCGGCAAGACCACGCTCGCGCGCAAGGTCTACCAGAGCCCCGAGATCCGCAACCACTTCGCCATACTACACCGTAAG AAATAGAGCTGAATATTGCTCATGTACACTTGGCCATGGCattcagttaactgaatatttCTACTACAGCAG GGCTCAGAAACAATAG
- the LOC123093088 gene encoding atherin isoform X8, whose protein sequence is MGIDANCRRLQASLRSSRPRHLRPSSIPSSPATPQLAASPAGAPRPSRRHPSLAMAPPTGAPPASGHVLGRLLQPCARPGLLHAKQQLVGARAPPAPAAALLRSSPSPPDPARPCVPSLVPATRSPRRTTGDQQRRRTPCPIPARVRAQETRQVASLQVSSSPVGHQHRAGFLGRSRRVHSRLRQVYIDMLKEQLLDVDTVPGRASSPSPARAASARPRSRARSTRAPRSATTSPYYTVRNRAEYCSCTLGHGIQLTEYFYYSRAQKQ, encoded by the exons ATGGGCATCGACGCCAACTGCCGCCGCCTGCAGGCTTCGCTCCGATCCAGCCGCCCAAGACATCTCCGCCCCAGTTCCATCCCATCCTCGCCGGCCACACCGCAGCTCGCCGCCTCGCCTGCCGGAGCCCCGCGTCCCAGCCGCCGTCACCCGAGCTTGGCCATGGCGCCGCCAACAGGAGCTCCGCCCGCCTCCGGCCATGTCCTCGGCCGGCTCCTGCAGCCCTGCGCCCGTCCCGGCCTCCTCCACGCCAAGCAGCAGCTCGTCGGAGCACGAGCTCCACCGG CTCCCGCCGCCGCCCTGCTCCGTTCATCGCCTTCTCCGCCAGATCCGGCGAGGCCCTGCGTTCCCAGCCTCGTCCCCGCCACCAGGTCGCCGCGCCGCACCACCGGAGACCAGCAGCGCCGTCGCACTCCGTGTCCTATCCCTGCTCGTGTACGTGCGCAGGAGACGCGCCAGGTCGCCTCGCTTCAGGTCTCCTCCTCGCCCGTGGGCCACCAGCACCGAGCCGGCTTTCTG GGACGATCTAGAAGAGTACACAGTCGGCTTCGGCAAGTGTACATCGACATGCTCAAGGAGCAGCTCCTCGACGTCGATACAGTCCCGGGCCGCGCCTCATCTCCATCACCGGCGAGAGCAGCATCGGCAAGACCACGCTCGCGCGCAAGGTCTACCAGAGCCCCGAGATCCGCAACCACTTCGCCATACTACACCGTAAG AAATAGAGCTGAATATTGCTCATGTACACTTGGCCATGGCattcagttaactgaatatttCTACTACAGCAG GGCTCAGAAACAATAG
- the LOC123093088 gene encoding putative uncharacterized protein ENSP00000383309 isoform X4, whose amino-acid sequence MEQTRTFTCIFKMVYYSWSKQQAAKQYMEQRMVMAIAWTREKRLPSVALTLTRLSLTLSRCNREPPWASTPTAAACRLRSDPAAQDISAPVPSHPRRPHRSSPPRLPEPRVPAAVTRAWPWRRQQELRPPPAMSSAGSCSPAPVPASSTPSSSSSEHELHRVRLPLSSLFFFYLFYSLSASSLNFPHLDLAAPAAALLRSSPSPPDPARPCVPSLVPATRSPRRTTGDQQRRRTPCPIPARVRAQETRQVASLQVSSSPVGHQHRAGFLGRSRRVHSRLRQVYIDMLKEQLLDVDTVPGRASSPSPARAASARPRSRARSTRAPRSATTSPYYTK is encoded by the exons ATGGAGCAAACAAGAACTTTTACTTGCATCTTCAAAATGGTGTACTACTCCTGGAGCAAGCAACAAGCAGCAAAGCAATACATGGAACAGAGAATGGTGATGGCAATAGCGTGGACGAGGGAGAAGAGGCTGCCGAGCGTTGCTCTCACTCTCACGCGGCTCTCACTCACTCTGTCCCGCTGCAACAGGGAGCCGCCATGGGCATCGACGCCAACTGCCGCCGCCTGCAGGCTTCGCTCCGATCCAGCCGCCCAAGACATCTCCGCCCCAGTTCCATCCCATCCTCGCCGGCCACACCGCAGCTCGCCGCCTCGCCTGCCGGAGCCCCGCGTCCCAGCCGCCGTCACCCGAGCTTGGCCATGGCGCCGCCAACAGGAGCTCCGCCCGCCTCCGGCCATGTCCTCGGCCGGCTCCTGCAGCCCTGCGCCCGTCCCGGCCTCCTCCACGCCAAGCAGCAGCTCGTCGGAGCACGAGCTCCACCGGGTCCGCCTCCCTCTGTCGtccctcttcttcttctatctcttttACTCCCTCTCTGCCTCTTCTCTGAATTTTCCCCACCTTGACCTTGCAGCTCCCGCCGCCGCCCTGCTCCGTTCATCGCCTTCTCCGCCAGATCCGGCGAGGCCCTGCGTTCCCAGCCTCGTCCCCGCCACCAGGTCGCCGCGCCGCACCACCGGAGACCAGCAGCGCCGTCGCACTCCGTGTCCTATCCCTGCTCGTGTACGTGCGCAGGAGACGCGCCAGGTCGCCTCGCTTCAGGTCTCCTCCTCGCCCGTGGGCCACCAGCACCGAGCCGGCTTTCTG GGACGATCTAGAAGAGTACACAGTCGGCTTCGGCAAGTGTACATCGACATGCTCAAGGAGCAGCTCCTCGACGTCGATACAGTCCCGGGCCGCGCCTCATCTCCATCACCGGCGAGAGCAGCATCGGCAAGACCACGCTCGCGCGCAAGGTCTACCAGAGCCCCGAGATCCGCAACCACTTCGCCATACTACACC AAATAG
- the LOC123093088 gene encoding putative uncharacterized protein ENSP00000383309 isoform X2: MEQTRTFTCIFKMVYYSWSKQQAAKQYMEQRMVMAIAWTREKRLPSVALTLTRLSLTLSRCNREPPWASTPTAAACRLRSDPAAQDISAPVPSHPRRPHRSSPPRLPEPRVPAAVTRAWPWRRQQELRPPPAMSSAGSCSPAPVPASSTPSSSSSEHELHRVRLPLSSLFFFYLFYSLSASSLNFPHLDLAAPAAALLRSSPSPPDPARPCVPSLVPATRSPRRTTGDQQRRRTPCPIPARVRAQETRQVASLQVSSSPVGHQHRAGFLGRSRRVHSRLRQVYIDMLKEQLLDVDTVPGRASSPSPARAASARPRSRARSTRAPRSATTSPYYTISVMDTLL, encoded by the exons ATGGAGCAAACAAGAACTTTTACTTGCATCTTCAAAATGGTGTACTACTCCTGGAGCAAGCAACAAGCAGCAAAGCAATACATGGAACAGAGAATGGTGATGGCAATAGCGTGGACGAGGGAGAAGAGGCTGCCGAGCGTTGCTCTCACTCTCACGCGGCTCTCACTCACTCTGTCCCGCTGCAACAGGGAGCCGCCATGGGCATCGACGCCAACTGCCGCCGCCTGCAGGCTTCGCTCCGATCCAGCCGCCCAAGACATCTCCGCCCCAGTTCCATCCCATCCTCGCCGGCCACACCGCAGCTCGCCGCCTCGCCTGCCGGAGCCCCGCGTCCCAGCCGCCGTCACCCGAGCTTGGCCATGGCGCCGCCAACAGGAGCTCCGCCCGCCTCCGGCCATGTCCTCGGCCGGCTCCTGCAGCCCTGCGCCCGTCCCGGCCTCCTCCACGCCAAGCAGCAGCTCGTCGGAGCACGAGCTCCACCGGGTCCGCCTCCCTCTGTCGtccctcttcttcttctatctcttttACTCCCTCTCTGCCTCTTCTCTGAATTTTCCCCACCTTGACCTTGCAGCTCCCGCCGCCGCCCTGCTCCGTTCATCGCCTTCTCCGCCAGATCCGGCGAGGCCCTGCGTTCCCAGCCTCGTCCCCGCCACCAGGTCGCCGCGCCGCACCACCGGAGACCAGCAGCGCCGTCGCACTCCGTGTCCTATCCCTGCTCGTGTACGTGCGCAGGAGACGCGCCAGGTCGCCTCGCTTCAGGTCTCCTCCTCGCCCGTGGGCCACCAGCACCGAGCCGGCTTTCTG GGACGATCTAGAAGAGTACACAGTCGGCTTCGGCAAGTGTACATCGACATGCTCAAGGAGCAGCTCCTCGACGTCGATACAGTCCCGGGCCGCGCCTCATCTCCATCACCGGCGAGAGCAGCATCGGCAAGACCACGCTCGCGCGCAAGGTCTACCAGAGCCCCGAGATCCGCAACCACTTCGCCATACTACACC ATATCAGTGATGGACACTTTGCTCTAA
- the LOC123093088 gene encoding serine/arginine repetitive matrix protein 1 isoform X6: MEQTRTFTCIFKMVYYSWSKQQAAKQYMEQRMVMAIAWTREKRLPSVALTLTRLSLTLSRCNREPPWASTPTAAACRLRSDPAAQDISAPVPSHPRRPHRSSPPRLPEPRVPAAVTRAWPWRRQQELRPPPAMSSAGSCSPAPVPASSTPSSSSSEHELHRLPPPPCSVHRLLRQIRRGPAFPASSPPPGRRAAPPETSSAVALRVLSLLVYVRRRRARSPRFRSPPRPWATSTEPAFWDDLEEYTVGFGKCTSTCSRSSSSTSIQSRAAPHLHHRREQHRQDHARAQGLPEPRDPQPLRHTTPYQ, from the exons ATGGAGCAAACAAGAACTTTTACTTGCATCTTCAAAATGGTGTACTACTCCTGGAGCAAGCAACAAGCAGCAAAGCAATACATGGAACAGAGAATGGTGATGGCAATAGCGTGGACGAGGGAGAAGAGGCTGCCGAGCGTTGCTCTCACTCTCACGCGGCTCTCACTCACTCTGTCCCGCTGCAACAGGGAGCCGCCATGGGCATCGACGCCAACTGCCGCCGCCTGCAGGCTTCGCTCCGATCCAGCCGCCCAAGACATCTCCGCCCCAGTTCCATCCCATCCTCGCCGGCCACACCGCAGCTCGCCGCCTCGCCTGCCGGAGCCCCGCGTCCCAGCCGCCGTCACCCGAGCTTGGCCATGGCGCCGCCAACAGGAGCTCCGCCCGCCTCCGGCCATGTCCTCGGCCGGCTCCTGCAGCCCTGCGCCCGTCCCGGCCTCCTCCACGCCAAGCAGCAGCTCGTCGGAGCACGAGCTCCACCGG CTCCCGCCGCCGCCCTGCTCCGTTCATCGCCTTCTCCGCCAGATCCGGCGAGGCCCTGCGTTCCCAGCCTCGTCCCCGCCACCAGGTCGCCGCGCCGCACCACCGGAGACCAGCAGCGCCGTCGCACTCCGTGTCCTATCCCTGCTCGTGTACGTGCGCAGGAGACGCGCCAGGTCGCCTCGCTTCAGGTCTCCTCCTCGCCCGTGGGCCACCAGCACCGAGCCGGCTTTCTG GGACGATCTAGAAGAGTACACAGTCGGCTTCGGCAAGTGTACATCGACATGCTCAAGGAGCAGCTCCTCGACGTCGATACAGTCCCGGGCCGCGCCTCATCTCCATCACCGGCGAGAGCAGCATCGGCAAGACCACGCTCGCGCGCAAGGTCTACCAGAGCCCCGAGATCCGCAACCACTTCGCCATACTACACC ATATCAGTGA
- the LOC123093088 gene encoding putative uncharacterized protein ENSP00000383309 isoform X3, protein MEQTRTFTCIFKMVYYSWSKQQAAKQYMEQRMVMAIAWTREKRLPSVALTLTRLSLTLSRCNREPPWASTPTAAACRLRSDPAAQDISAPVPSHPRRPHRSSPPRLPEPRVPAAVTRAWPWRRQQELRPPPAMSSAGSCSPAPVPASSTPSSSSSEHELHRVRLPLSSLFFFYLFYSLSASSLNFPHLDLAAPAAALLRSSPSPPDPARPCVPSLVPATRSPRRTTGDQQRRRTPCPIPARVRAQETRQVASLQVSSSPVGHQHRAGFLGRSRRVHSRLRQVYIDMLKEQLLDVDTVPGRASSPSPARAASARPRSRARSTRAPRSATTSPYYTVRYQ, encoded by the exons ATGGAGCAAACAAGAACTTTTACTTGCATCTTCAAAATGGTGTACTACTCCTGGAGCAAGCAACAAGCAGCAAAGCAATACATGGAACAGAGAATGGTGATGGCAATAGCGTGGACGAGGGAGAAGAGGCTGCCGAGCGTTGCTCTCACTCTCACGCGGCTCTCACTCACTCTGTCCCGCTGCAACAGGGAGCCGCCATGGGCATCGACGCCAACTGCCGCCGCCTGCAGGCTTCGCTCCGATCCAGCCGCCCAAGACATCTCCGCCCCAGTTCCATCCCATCCTCGCCGGCCACACCGCAGCTCGCCGCCTCGCCTGCCGGAGCCCCGCGTCCCAGCCGCCGTCACCCGAGCTTGGCCATGGCGCCGCCAACAGGAGCTCCGCCCGCCTCCGGCCATGTCCTCGGCCGGCTCCTGCAGCCCTGCGCCCGTCCCGGCCTCCTCCACGCCAAGCAGCAGCTCGTCGGAGCACGAGCTCCACCGGGTCCGCCTCCCTCTGTCGtccctcttcttcttctatctcttttACTCCCTCTCTGCCTCTTCTCTGAATTTTCCCCACCTTGACCTTGCAGCTCCCGCCGCCGCCCTGCTCCGTTCATCGCCTTCTCCGCCAGATCCGGCGAGGCCCTGCGTTCCCAGCCTCGTCCCCGCCACCAGGTCGCCGCGCCGCACCACCGGAGACCAGCAGCGCCGTCGCACTCCGTGTCCTATCCCTGCTCGTGTACGTGCGCAGGAGACGCGCCAGGTCGCCTCGCTTCAGGTCTCCTCCTCGCCCGTGGGCCACCAGCACCGAGCCGGCTTTCTG GGACGATCTAGAAGAGTACACAGTCGGCTTCGGCAAGTGTACATCGACATGCTCAAGGAGCAGCTCCTCGACGTCGATACAGTCCCGGGCCGCGCCTCATCTCCATCACCGGCGAGAGCAGCATCGGCAAGACCACGCTCGCGCGCAAGGTCTACCAGAGCCCCGAGATCCGCAACCACTTCGCCATACTACACCGTAAG ATATCAGTGA
- the LOC123093088 gene encoding serine/arginine repetitive matrix protein 1 isoform X7: MEQTRTFTCIFKMVYYSWSKQQAAKQYMEQRMVMAIAWTREKRLPSVALTLTRLSLTLSRCNREPPWASTPTAAACRLRSDPAAQDISAPVPSHPRRPHRSSPPRLPEPRVPAAVTRAWPWRRQQELRPPPAMSSAGSCSPAPVPASSTPSSSSSEHELHRLPPPPCSVHRLLRQIRRGPAFPASSPPPGRRAAPPETSSAVALRVLSLLVYVRRRRARSPRFRSPPRPWATSTEPAFWDDLEEYTVGFGKCTSTCSRSSSSTSIQSRAAPHLHHRREQHRQDHARAQGLPEPRDPQPLRHTTP, translated from the exons ATGGAGCAAACAAGAACTTTTACTTGCATCTTCAAAATGGTGTACTACTCCTGGAGCAAGCAACAAGCAGCAAAGCAATACATGGAACAGAGAATGGTGATGGCAATAGCGTGGACGAGGGAGAAGAGGCTGCCGAGCGTTGCTCTCACTCTCACGCGGCTCTCACTCACTCTGTCCCGCTGCAACAGGGAGCCGCCATGGGCATCGACGCCAACTGCCGCCGCCTGCAGGCTTCGCTCCGATCCAGCCGCCCAAGACATCTCCGCCCCAGTTCCATCCCATCCTCGCCGGCCACACCGCAGCTCGCCGCCTCGCCTGCCGGAGCCCCGCGTCCCAGCCGCCGTCACCCGAGCTTGGCCATGGCGCCGCCAACAGGAGCTCCGCCCGCCTCCGGCCATGTCCTCGGCCGGCTCCTGCAGCCCTGCGCCCGTCCCGGCCTCCTCCACGCCAAGCAGCAGCTCGTCGGAGCACGAGCTCCACCGG CTCCCGCCGCCGCCCTGCTCCGTTCATCGCCTTCTCCGCCAGATCCGGCGAGGCCCTGCGTTCCCAGCCTCGTCCCCGCCACCAGGTCGCCGCGCCGCACCACCGGAGACCAGCAGCGCCGTCGCACTCCGTGTCCTATCCCTGCTCGTGTACGTGCGCAGGAGACGCGCCAGGTCGCCTCGCTTCAGGTCTCCTCCTCGCCCGTGGGCCACCAGCACCGAGCCGGCTTTCTG GGACGATCTAGAAGAGTACACAGTCGGCTTCGGCAAGTGTACATCGACATGCTCAAGGAGCAGCTCCTCGACGTCGATACAGTCCCGGGCCGCGCCTCATCTCCATCACCGGCGAGAGCAGCATCGGCAAGACCACGCTCGCGCGCAAGGTCTACCAGAGCCCCGAGATCCGCAACCACTTCGCCATACTACACCGTAA